GCCTTCACGCTGATGTTCGCCGTGTGGCTGATGTTCGGCATCCTGGGTCTGCCCATTCGCCAGGAGTTCGGGCTGAGCGACGTGCAACTGTCCTGGCTCTCGGCGGTGGCGGTGCTGAACGGCTCGCTGTGGCGGCTGCCTGCGGGCATCATCACCGACCGCCTCGGCGGACGCCGCGTCATAGGCGCGATGCTGCTCTTGACCGCCGTTCCCGCCTTCCTGATCGCCCATGTGCAGAGTTATCCGGCGCTGCTGGGGCTGGCCTTTTTAGTGGGCTTCGCCGGGAACAGCTTCTCGGTGGGCGTGGCCTGGAACAGCGTGTGGTTCCCGCGCACCCGGCAGGGCGCAGCGCTCGGCGTGTTCGGGGCCGGAAATGTGGGGGCCAGCGTCACCAAGTTCATCGGCCCGGCCCTGATCGTGGCGATTCCAGCGGCGGGGCTGCTGGGCGGCTTCATCCCTGGCGGCTGGCGGGCCATTCCCTTTCTGTACGGCGTGCTGCTGGTCCTGATGGGGCTGGCCGTCCTGATCTTCGCGCCCCATCAAGACCGGACGCCCGGTCAAGGCCGTCCGCTCCGGGAGATGCTCGCGCCGCTGCACAGTACGCGGGTGTGGCGTTTCGGGCTGTATTACGTGGTGTTCTTCGGGGCGTACGTGGCCCTGTCGGCCTGGATGCCCAAATACTACGTGGACGTGTTCGGCCTGCCGCTCTACGAGGCAGCGCTGCTGACCGCGCTGTTCATCTTCCCAGCCAGCCTGCTGCGTCCGCTGGGAGGGTATCTCTCAGACCGCTACGGGGCGCGGGCGGCGACGTACGGGGCCTTCGGGCTGATGGCCCTGGCCTTACTGGTCATGAGTATGCCGAGCGGCCAC
The DNA window shown above is from Deinococcus detaillensis and carries:
- a CDS encoding MFS transporter, coding for MTTPHSSVPTPADASASRRVLTLSTVAFTLMFAVWLMFGILGLPIRQEFGLSDVQLSWLSAVAVLNGSLWRLPAGIITDRLGGRRVIGAMLLLTAVPAFLIAHVQSYPALLGLAFLVGFAGNSFSVGVAWNSVWFPRTRQGAALGVFGAGNVGASVTKFIGPALIVAIPAAGLLGGFIPGGWRAIPFLYGVLLVLMGLAVLIFAPHQDRTPGQGRPLREMLAPLHSTRVWRFGLYYVVFFGAYVALSAWMPKYYVDVFGLPLYEAALLTALFIFPASLLRPLGGYLSDRYGARAATYGAFGLMALALLVMSMPSGHIVLYMPAADGATVTRDVMHFTLGVWPFTALLFVVGVAMGIGKASVYKHIPEYFPRDVGAVGGLVGMLGGLGGFFLTPLFAYAKSATGFPQSTFIVVLLITLLALAWMHLSIMQMMNRAAPHLQDRIEAHP